In a single window of the Thunnus maccoyii chromosome 7, fThuMac1.1, whole genome shotgun sequence genome:
- the gng12b gene encoding guanine nucleotide-binding protein G(I)/G(S)/G(O) subunit gamma-12: MSSKMQSIAQARRTVQQLRIEASIERIKVSKASSDLMRYCGEHAKNDPLLMGVPASENPFKDKKPCTVL; the protein is encoded by the exons ATGTCATCAAAAATGCAGAGCATAGCTCAGGCCAGGCGGACGGTGCAGCAGCTGAGGATAGAGGCCAGCATTGAGAGAATAAAG GTGTCCAAGGCGTCATCAGACTTGATGCGGTACTGTGGAGAACATGCCAAGAACGACCCGCTGCTCATGGGTGTCCCTGCTTCAGAAAACCCTTTCAAGGACAAGAAGCCTTGCACTGTTTTGTAG